One stretch of Streptomyces peucetius DNA includes these proteins:
- a CDS encoding thioredoxin family protein has translation MNRQETRGRIAVLAVPDCPNALLLRERFAAALEGRAVTAEWVEVHDTEEVIRQGMTGSPTLLLDGIDPFAQEGAVPSTSCRLYRHADGTTDGAPAVEELRHVLA, from the coding sequence ATGAACCGGCAGGAGACGAGGGGACGCATCGCGGTACTGGCCGTGCCCGACTGCCCGAACGCCCTGCTCCTCCGCGAGCGGTTCGCCGCGGCTCTCGAAGGCCGGGCGGTGACAGCGGAATGGGTCGAGGTGCATGACACGGAGGAGGTCATCCGGCAGGGGATGACAGGCTCGCCCACCCTCCTGCTGGACGGCATCGACCCGTTCGCGCAGGAGGGAGCCGTGCCGAGCACGTCCTGCCGGCTCTACCGCCATGCAGACGGCACCACCGACGGGGCGCCGGCCGTCGAAGAGTTGCGCCACGTTCTGGCCTGA